The Serpentinimonas maccroryi genome has a segment encoding these proteins:
- the glnA gene encoding type I glutamate--ammonia ligase — translation MSKSVADVMSMVQENEVKFVDFRFTDTRGKEQHVTVPISHFDEDKFSSGHAFDGSSIAGWKGIEASDMLLMPDPNTAQIDPFFEETTVFIQCDVVEPSDGKAYDRDPRSIARRAESYLKASGLGDTAYFGPEPEFFLFDNVRWSTEPGRSFYEIEEYEAPWNTGTKLEGGNRGHRPRTKGGYFPVPPVDSTHDMRAEMVLILESLGIPVEVFHHEVAGAGQCEIGTKFSTLVERADWTQNLKYVVWNVANSYGKTATFMPKPYHGDNGSGMHVHQSVWKDGKNLFAGDGYAGLSDFALYYIGGIIKHARALNAITNPGTNSYKRLVPHFEAPVKLAYSAKNRSASIRIPYVANPKGRRVEARFPDPLMNPYLGFAALLMAGLDGVENKIHPGEAATKDLYHLPPEEDKLVPTVCHSLDQALDYLDKDRAFLTKGGVFSDAMLDAYIELKMGEVTRARVEVTPTEFDLYFSN, via the coding sequence ATGAGCAAAAGCGTCGCCGACGTGATGAGCATGGTGCAAGAAAACGAAGTCAAGTTCGTTGACTTTCGCTTCACCGACACCCGTGGCAAAGAGCAGCACGTCACCGTGCCGATTTCGCACTTCGACGAAGACAAGTTCAGCTCGGGCCACGCCTTCGACGGCTCGTCGATCGCTGGCTGGAAGGGCATCGAGGCCTCGGACATGCTGCTGATGCCGGACCCGAACACGGCCCAGATCGACCCGTTTTTTGAAGAAACCACGGTCTTCATCCAGTGCGATGTGGTCGAGCCCAGCGACGGCAAGGCCTACGACCGCGACCCGCGCTCGATCGCCCGCCGCGCCGAATCCTACCTTAAGGCCTCGGGCTTGGGCGACACCGCCTACTTCGGCCCTGAGCCCGAGTTTTTCCTGTTCGACAACGTGCGCTGGAGCACCGAGCCCGGCCGCAGCTTCTACGAAATCGAAGAATACGAAGCGCCTTGGAACACCGGCACCAAGCTCGAAGGCGGCAACCGCGGCCACCGCCCGCGCACCAAGGGCGGCTACTTTCCGGTGCCACCAGTCGATAGCACGCACGACATGCGCGCCGAGATGGTGCTGATCCTCGAGAGCCTGGGCATCCCGGTCGAGGTCTTTCACCACGAAGTGGCCGGTGCTGGCCAGTGCGAGATCGGCACCAAGTTCAGCACCTTGGTCGAGCGCGCCGACTGGACGCAAAACCTGAAATACGTGGTCTGGAACGTGGCCAACAGCTACGGCAAAACGGCGACCTTCATGCCCAAGCCCTACCACGGCGACAACGGCAGCGGCATGCACGTGCACCAGTCGGTCTGGAAAGACGGCAAAAACCTGTTTGCCGGCGACGGCTACGCCGGCCTGAGCGATTTTGCGCTCTACTACATCGGCGGCATCATCAAGCACGCGCGCGCCCTCAACGCCATCACCAACCCCGGCACCAACAGCTACAAGCGCCTGGTGCCGCACTTCGAGGCCCCGGTGAAGCTGGCGTACTCGGCCAAAAACCGCTCGGCCTCGATCCGCATCCCCTACGTGGCCAACCCCAAAGGGCGCCGTGTGGAAGCGCGCTTCCCCGATCCGCTGATGAACCCCTACCTCGGTTTTGCCGCGCTGCTGATGGCCGGGCTCGACGGCGTCGAGAACAAAATCCACCCCGGCGAAGCCGCGACCAAAGACCTCTACCACCTGCCGCCCGAAGAGGACAAGCTGGTGCCCACGGTCTGCCACAGCCTCGATCAAGCGCTGGACTACCTGGACAAAGACCGCGCCTTCCTGACCAAAGGCGGTGTGTTCAGCGACGCCATGCTCGACGCCTACATCGAGCTCAAAATGGGCGAAGTCACGCGCGCCCGGGTCGAAGTCACGCCGACCGAGTTCGATCTGTACTTCAGCAACTAA
- a CDS encoding EI24 domain-containing protein, protein MRLALDSFWRALAYSLHPRVIAWSLIPLLLMVLAAFALAYFFWDGAIASVQLWLEQWALVVFALQWLESVGLGFLQAVLAPLIVLLLATPLIVLATLLLVAVVLTPVAVELVARRRFATLERHRGGSWLGSLGWSLGHTVLALLALLVSLPLWLVPPLVLVLPPLILGWLSYRVLAFDALAEHASRAERHELLRRHRTVLLLMGVFSGLLSAAPGLLWASGAMFIAMAPLLVPVAVWVYTWVFALAALWFVHYLLAALQALRAETITSAALQPDLQLAHAATVEPEPEAAQPAALPFNPPDAAAPGLPPQRP, encoded by the coding sequence ATGCGCTTGGCCCTCGACTCCTTCTGGCGCGCGCTGGCCTATAGCCTGCACCCGCGCGTCATCGCTTGGTCTCTCATCCCGCTGCTGCTGATGGTGCTGGCGGCCTTTGCGCTGGCCTATTTTTTTTGGGATGGAGCCATCGCTTCGGTGCAGCTCTGGCTCGAGCAGTGGGCGCTGGTGGTGTTTGCCCTGCAGTGGCTGGAGTCGGTCGGGCTGGGTTTTCTGCAAGCCGTGCTGGCGCCGCTGATCGTGCTGCTGCTGGCCACGCCGCTGATCGTGCTCGCCACCTTGCTGCTGGTGGCCGTGGTGCTCACGCCGGTGGCGGTCGAGCTGGTGGCGCGGCGCCGCTTTGCCACCCTAGAGCGGCACCGGGGCGGCTCGTGGCTGGGCAGTTTGGGCTGGTCGCTGGGGCACACCGTGCTGGCGCTGCTGGCGTTGCTGGTGTCGCTGCCGCTGTGGCTGGTGCCCCCGCTGGTGCTGGTGCTGCCGCCCCTGATCTTGGGCTGGCTGAGCTACCGCGTGCTGGCCTTCGACGCGCTGGCCGAGCACGCCAGCCGCGCCGAACGGCACGAGCTGCTGCGCCGCCACCGCACCGTGCTGCTGCTCATGGGCGTGTTCAGTGGCCTGCTGAGTGCGGCCCCCGGTTTGCTGTGGGCCTCGGGCGCCATGTTCATCGCCATGGCCCCGCTGCTGGTGCCGGTGGCGGTGTGGGTGTACACGTGGGTGTTTGCGCTGGCCGCGCTGTGGTTTGTGCACTACTTGCTGGCGGCGCTGCAAGCGCTGCGCGCTGAAACCATTACCAGTGCCGCCTTGCAGCCCGATCTGCAACTGGCCCACGCCGCCACGGTCGAGCCCGAGCCAGAAGCTGCCCAGCCCGCCGCCCTGCCATTCAACCCGCCCGACGCCGCGGCCCCGGGCTTGCCGCCACAGCGCCCATGA
- a CDS encoding 16S rRNA pseudouridine(516) synthase, which translates to MQLQEILYSQGFGTRRVCSGLVEQGWVALGEPAQICRDPWLECEPEGLVFWVQGQRWTHQRLAYLMLHKPAGYECSQKPGAWPSVYSLLPSPLRQRPGGAASGVQAVGRLDQDTTGLLLLSDDGAFIHRMASPRHHVPKVYELTCKHPLQADQIERLLQGVVLDDDPKPVRAAACEAVDAHHLRLTLTEGKYHQVKRMLAAVGNRVEALHRSRIGPVTLPDDLKAGEWRWLTPEQVQSLQARQSTPLVAAAHVHPDAI; encoded by the coding sequence ATGCAACTGCAAGAAATTTTGTATAGCCAAGGCTTTGGCACGCGGCGCGTGTGCAGCGGACTGGTCGAGCAAGGTTGGGTGGCGCTGGGCGAGCCCGCCCAGATCTGCCGCGACCCGTGGCTGGAGTGCGAGCCCGAGGGGCTGGTGTTTTGGGTGCAAGGCCAGCGCTGGACGCACCAGCGTCTGGCGTATCTGATGTTGCACAAGCCCGCCGGCTACGAATGCTCGCAAAAACCGGGCGCGTGGCCCAGCGTTTATAGCCTGCTGCCCAGCCCCCTGCGCCAGCGCCCGGGGGGCGCGGCCAGCGGCGTGCAGGCGGTGGGCCGGCTCGATCAAGACACCACCGGCCTGCTCTTGCTCAGCGACGATGGCGCCTTCATCCACCGCATGGCCTCCCCGCGCCACCACGTGCCCAAGGTGTACGAGTTGACTTGCAAACACCCGCTGCAGGCGGACCAGATCGAGCGCCTGCTGCAAGGCGTGGTGCTCGACGACGACCCGAAGCCGGTGCGGGCCGCGGCCTGCGAGGCGGTGGACGCGCACCACCTGCGCCTGACGCTCACCGAGGGAAAGTACCACCAGGTCAAGCGCATGCTGGCGGCCGTGGGCAACCGGGTCGAGGCCCTGCACCGCAGCCGCATCGGCCCCGTGACCCTGCCCGACGACCTTAAAGCCGGCGAGTGGCGCTGGTTGACGCCGGAGCAGGTGCAGTCCTTGCAGGCCCGTCAATCCACCCCCCTTGTGGCGGCGGCGCACGTGCACCCCGACGCTATCTGA
- a CDS encoding DUF2062 domain-containing protein, with amino-acid sequence MLDRLKKLMPERERLQQNRWLRWLRPWLGHPRLWHLSRKGVALGMAIGVFFGLLIPVAQIPASAVVSVLLRAHLPAAAASTLVTNPVTFAPVYYAAYELGRVILQESAATEEELARIVERKAEDHVQAGELTLTQQIQQGWSRLGEIGRPLILGLSILAVTLGLTVYFGVSAIWTLRVRLARRQRLRKMRNPD; translated from the coding sequence ATGCTCGACCGCCTCAAAAAGCTCATGCCCGAGCGCGAACGCCTGCAGCAAAACCGCTGGCTGCGCTGGCTAAGGCCTTGGTTGGGGCACCCACGGCTGTGGCACCTGAGCCGCAAGGGTGTGGCGCTGGGCATGGCGATCGGGGTTTTTTTTGGGCTTTTGATCCCGGTGGCGCAAATTCCGGCCTCGGCGGTGGTCTCGGTGCTGCTGCGCGCGCACCTGCCTGCGGCGGCGGCCAGCACGCTGGTGACCAACCCCGTCACCTTTGCCCCGGTGTACTACGCCGCGTATGAACTGGGCCGGGTGATCCTGCAAGAGAGCGCCGCCACCGAAGAGGAGTTGGCCCGCATCGTCGAGCGCAAAGCCGAGGACCACGTGCAGGCCGGCGAGCTGACCCTGACACAGCAGATCCAACAAGGCTGGAGCAGATTGGGCGAAATAGGCAGACCGCTGATCTTGGGGCTGTCGATCTTGGCCGTTACCCTCGGTTTGACGGTGTATTTTGGGGTCAGCGCCATCTGGACGCTGCGGGTGCGCCTAGCGCGCCGGCAGCGCTTGCGCAAAATGCGCAACCCCGATTGA
- the hemC gene encoding hydroxymethylbilane synthase: protein MTLVASRSLTIATRESRLALWQAEHVRALLRQRGHVVELLGMTTLGDQILDRSLSKVGGKGLFVKELELALEQGRADLAVHSLKDVPMELPPGFELAAVLPREDARDAWVSPHCASLAELPRGAVVGTSSLRRVVLLRALLRDLGRDDVRIEPLRGNLDTRLRKLDAGQYHAIVLAAAGLVRLGLEARIRQRFEPEQMLPAAGQGALGIEVLCSRPELLQALQPLAHAPTWAVATAERAVSRTLGGSCSMPLAAYATWAQAPAQEHLPAGGTLHLQAAWGEPEGAAAGQPPLLRASASAWVDSLEAADALGVQVAQQLLRAGARAVGALGVAAQARASGA, encoded by the coding sequence ATGACCCTTGTCGCCTCCCGCTCACTTACCATCGCCACCCGCGAAAGCCGCCTAGCGCTGTGGCAGGCCGAACACGTGCGCGCCCTGCTGCGCCAGCGCGGGCACGTGGTCGAGCTGCTGGGCATGACGACGCTGGGCGACCAGATCTTGGACCGCTCCTTGAGCAAGGTCGGCGGCAAGGGCCTGTTCGTCAAAGAGCTGGAGCTGGCGCTGGAGCAGGGCCGTGCCGACTTGGCGGTGCATTCGCTCAAAGACGTGCCCATGGAGCTGCCACCCGGCTTCGAGCTGGCGGCGGTGCTGCCGCGCGAGGACGCGCGCGATGCCTGGGTCTCGCCGCACTGCGCCAGCTTGGCCGAATTGCCCCGTGGTGCCGTGGTGGGCACCTCGAGCCTGCGCCGGGTGGTGCTGCTGCGCGCCCTGTTGCGCGATCTGGGCCGCGACGACGTGCGCATCGAGCCCTTGCGCGGCAACCTCGATACGCGGCTGCGCAAGCTCGACGCCGGCCAGTACCATGCCATCGTGCTGGCGGCGGCGGGCCTCGTGCGGCTGGGGCTGGAGGCACGCATCCGGCAGCGCTTCGAGCCCGAGCAGATGCTGCCCGCCGCCGGGCAGGGCGCGCTGGGCATCGAGGTGCTGTGCAGCCGCCCCGAGCTGCTGCAGGCGCTGCAGCCGCTGGCCCACGCGCCCACTTGGGCGGTGGCGACGGCCGAGCGCGCCGTCTCGCGCACCTTGGGCGGTAGCTGCTCCATGCCGCTGGCGGCCTACGCCACTTGGGCGCAAGCGCCCGCGCAGGAGCACCTGCCAGCCGGGGGCACGCTGCATTTGCAGGCCGCCTGGGGCGAACCCGAAGGTGCTGCTGCTGGGCAGCCGCCGCTGCTGCGCGCCAGTGCCAGCGCTTGGGTCGATAGCCTGGAGGCGGCAGACGCGCTCGGGGTGCAGGTGGCGCAGCAGCTGCTGCGTGCCGGAGCGCGGGCGGTGGGGGCGTTGGGTGTGGCCGCCCAGGCCCGCGCCAGCGGCGCTTGA
- a CDS encoding uroporphyrinogen-III synthase, translated as MLLVTRPAPEATAWVQAVQAAGWPAEALALIEISSALDPQARHQAHLQAAGCDALMFVSTQAVRHFCSPDGPPITARCWAPGPGTAAALQAAGIAPEQIDQPPANSAQFDSEALWAVVQPQLHPGHRLWVVRGQSADGRLGRDWLEQQCRAHGGQVHSCVAYSRRAPQWDAGTAERVREWVRNGAVWLLSSSEAIQHLQQLLPDGPWAQSVALVSHPRIAASAKRLGFGEIMAHRPTIDDLLRALSELPAP; from the coding sequence ATGTTGCTCGTGACGCGGCCGGCGCCCGAGGCCACCGCCTGGGTGCAAGCCGTGCAAGCCGCCGGTTGGCCGGCTGAGGCGCTGGCGCTGATTGAAATCTCCTCCGCGCTCGACCCGCAGGCCCGCCACCAAGCGCACCTGCAGGCGGCGGGCTGCGATGCCCTGATGTTCGTCAGCACCCAAGCAGTGCGGCACTTTTGCAGCCCCGATGGGCCACCGATCACCGCGCGTTGCTGGGCGCCGGGCCCGGGCACGGCGGCCGCGTTGCAAGCGGCCGGAATCGCGCCCGAGCAGATCGACCAGCCGCCGGCGAATTCGGCGCAGTTCGACTCCGAAGCCCTGTGGGCCGTGGTGCAGCCCCAATTGCACCCTGGCCACCGCTTGTGGGTGGTGCGCGGTCAGTCGGCCGATGGCCGTTTGGGCCGCGACTGGCTGGAGCAGCAATGCCGGGCGCACGGCGGGCAGGTGCACAGCTGCGTGGCCTACAGCCGCCGCGCGCCGCAGTGGGATGCGGGTACCGCCGAACGGGTGCGCGAATGGGTGCGCAACGGGGCGGTGTGGTTGCTCAGCAGCTCCGAGGCGATACAGCATCTGCAGCAACTGCTGCCCGATGGACCGTGGGCGCAATCGGTGGCGCTGGTGTCGCATCCGCGCATCGCGGCGTCAGCCAAACGACTGGGTTTTGGCGAAATAATGGCTCACCGCCCGACAATCGACGATTTGTTGCGCGCCTTGTCCGAATTGCCTGCCCCATGA
- a CDS encoding uroporphyrinogen-III C-methyltransferase — protein MTEPPSPDRPAAPPAAAAPAPSPEPARAYSASSLSGPSSGEGTSATPLAAAAASRPERASGFSSPTWLLGLALVLALVALAWTYTLVQRVERSEQEMARRAADSLAEAVAARELAAAAEAQSKDLAARLGLAELRLSEVALQRSQLEELMLAVARTRDDSLVHDLESSVRFAQQQSQLTGSVQPLISALRGAEQRIARAAQPRLNPVQRAIAADIERLQAAQWADAPALAQRLDALARRVDQWPLLNQPLPAAALAPGPATLLLAAPAAQAPAEAAVVAANAAAPAANEPAPVAADPTPAVPEEASIWARAWGWVGQTGSGVGAALWQQLRHSSADLIRISRIDEPEAALLAPEQAYFLRENIRIKLLSARLGVLTRQFDAARADVQAVQALMQRYFNPDAPETQRALEQLAQLQADMQQPDLPRPDATLAALQIAAGGR, from the coding sequence ATGACCGAACCACCCAGCCCCGATCGGCCCGCGGCCCCTCCTGCTGCTGCGGCCCCCGCGCCGTCGCCAGAGCCGGCGCGGGCGTACAGCGCGAGCAGCCTCAGCGGCCCAAGCAGCGGCGAGGGCACCAGCGCGACCCCGCTAGCCGCCGCCGCCGCTTCGCGCCCAGAGCGAGCCAGTGGGTTTTCGTCCCCGACGTGGCTGCTGGGCTTGGCTTTGGTGTTGGCGCTGGTGGCATTGGCCTGGACCTACACGCTGGTGCAACGGGTGGAGCGCAGCGAGCAGGAGATGGCGCGCCGCGCCGCCGACAGCTTGGCCGAGGCGGTGGCGGCACGCGAGCTGGCTGCTGCGGCCGAGGCACAGTCCAAAGACCTGGCAGCGCGCTTGGGCTTGGCCGAGTTGCGCTTGTCCGAAGTGGCGTTGCAGCGCAGCCAGCTCGAGGAGCTCATGCTCGCCGTGGCGCGCACGCGCGACGACTCGCTGGTGCACGATCTCGAGTCCAGCGTGCGCTTTGCCCAGCAGCAAAGCCAACTCACGGGCAGCGTGCAGCCGCTTATTTCGGCCTTGCGCGGAGCCGAGCAGCGCATCGCCCGCGCAGCGCAGCCGCGCCTCAATCCGGTGCAGCGCGCGATCGCCGCCGACATCGAGCGCCTGCAAGCCGCCCAATGGGCCGATGCCCCCGCGCTGGCGCAGCGGCTGGACGCGCTGGCGCGCCGAGTCGATCAGTGGCCGCTGCTCAATCAGCCCTTGCCGGCTGCAGCGCTTGCCCCGGGCCCTGCAACGCTGCTGCTGGCCGCTCCAGCGGCCCAGGCCCCTGCCGAGGCAGCGGTTGTGGCGGCCAACGCGGCGGCCCCAGCGGCCAATGAACCGGCCCCGGTTGCCGCCGATCCGACCCCAGCAGTTCCCGAAGAGGCCTCGATTTGGGCCCGCGCCTGGGGCTGGGTGGGGCAGACGGGCAGCGGCGTGGGCGCAGCGCTGTGGCAGCAACTGCGCCATAGCAGCGCCGACCTGATCCGCATCAGCCGCATCGACGAGCCCGAGGCGGCCCTGTTGGCGCCCGAGCAGGCCTATTTTTTGCGTGAGAACATCCGCATCAAATTGCTCAGCGCGCGCTTGGGCGTGTTGACGCGCCAGTTCGACGCCGCCCGGGCCGACGTGCAAGCGGTGCAGGCGCTGATGCAGCGCTACTTCAACCCCGACGCCCCCGAGACCCAACGCGCGCTCGAACAACTGGCGCAACTGCAAGCCGACATGCAACAGCCCGATCTGCCCCGGCCCGACGCCACGCTGGCGGCGCTGCAGATCGCCGCGGGCGGCCGCTGA
- a CDS encoding competence/damage-inducible protein A — protein sequence MSPVPRFGLLVVGDEILSGKRADKHMPRVIELLAACGLALAWVRFAPDDRSALTHTLREALAGRDVVFACGGIGATPDDHTRQAAASALGVGLQLHPQARELIEARSRQLAALKGHAFEPEHPEHLQRLQMGEFPQGARIIPNPYNQIPGFSCTSPSGATLHAVPGFPVMAWPMIEWLLEQHYAAHFQRGAQGERSVIVYQGIEAQLTPLMRQIEATHPQCKVFSLPSVDHPEYGRHLELGVKGPLQAVQAAYADLLAGLRAAAAHLGPEVVR from the coding sequence ATGAGCCCGGTTCCGCGTTTTGGTTTGCTCGTCGTCGGCGATGAGATTTTGTCGGGCAAGCGCGCCGACAAGCACATGCCGCGGGTGATCGAGCTGCTGGCCGCGTGCGGTCTGGCTTTGGCTTGGGTGCGCTTTGCACCCGACGACCGATCCGCCCTGACCCACACCTTGCGCGAGGCATTGGCGGGCCGCGACGTGGTATTTGCTTGCGGCGGCATCGGCGCCACACCCGATGACCACACCCGCCAAGCGGCGGCCAGCGCGCTCGGGGTGGGGCTGCAGTTGCACCCGCAGGCGCGCGAGCTGATCGAGGCGCGCTCGCGCCAGTTGGCGGCACTCAAGGGTCACGCCTTTGAGCCCGAGCACCCCGAGCACCTGCAGCGCCTGCAAATGGGCGAATTTCCGCAGGGCGCGCGCATCATCCCCAACCCCTACAACCAGATTCCGGGTTTCAGCTGCACCAGCCCCAGTGGTGCCACCTTGCACGCCGTACCCGGCTTTCCCGTCATGGCTTGGCCGATGATCGAGTGGCTGCTCGAGCAGCACTACGCGGCCCATTTTCAGCGCGGCGCGCAGGGCGAGCGCTCGGTGATCGTGTACCAGGGCATCGAGGCCCAGCTGACGCCGCTGATGCGGCAGATCGAGGCCACGCACCCGCAGTGCAAGGTGTTCAGTCTGCCCAGCGTGGACCATCCCGAATACGGCCGCCACCTCGAGCTCGGGGTCAAGGGGCCGTTGCAGGCCGTGCAGGCCGCCTACGCCGATTTGCTGGCCGGCTTGCGTGCCGCTGCCGCCCACCTAGGCCCCGAAGTGGTGCGCTAG
- a CDS encoding heme biosynthesis protein HemY translates to MKNVLWFLLLAAVAVVAALLLGDNQAIVSVFWPPWRVDLSLNLVLIGLLLGFVLLHLALRGIALLRALPQRAQRWRQRQQEKAVYVGLLEALVQHWAGRFVRAQTSAEQALQVLERLPEGTLAHQGRWLLLARLLLAESAHSLGNTGRRDATIEAALAGAGPDAAAAREAALLRASAWAIEARDAVQARHWWQQLPQGAARRIQALRLRLKLAQLERDSVGAIEMVRQLKKHKAFSSAIAARLLHTLVSEALQQTHDAEQLLRVWKGLDARERADAGLALEFLQQGLRLWPQGSEGSDGVAGVAAAVPLPEAYRWRDEALQTLLAAYPQLEGLAQQRSIRVLQDWLPALDARWLAQLDAVQAARPADAGLQYLCGLALLQRQLWGKAGQMLQQASRSLQDAGLRRRAWCALAQLAEQRGDEAAAQQAWKQAAAC, encoded by the coding sequence ATGAAAAACGTGCTCTGGTTTTTGCTGCTGGCCGCCGTGGCGGTGGTGGCAGCCTTGCTGCTGGGTGACAACCAGGCGATCGTGAGCGTTTTCTGGCCGCCGTGGCGCGTCGATTTGTCGCTCAACCTGGTGCTGATCGGCTTGCTGCTGGGTTTCGTGCTGCTGCATCTGGCGCTGCGCGGCATTGCCCTGCTGCGCGCCTTGCCGCAGCGGGCCCAGCGCTGGCGCCAGCGCCAGCAAGAAAAGGCGGTCTATGTCGGGCTGCTCGAGGCCTTGGTCCAGCACTGGGCGGGGCGGTTTGTGCGCGCCCAAACCAGCGCCGAGCAGGCGCTGCAGGTGCTCGAGCGCTTGCCCGAAGGCACACTCGCGCACCAGGGTCGCTGGCTGCTGCTGGCCCGCCTGCTGCTGGCCGAGAGCGCCCACAGCTTGGGCAACACCGGGCGGCGCGACGCCACCATCGAAGCCGCGCTGGCCGGCGCTGGACCCGATGCGGCGGCGGCGCGCGAGGCCGCCCTGCTGCGCGCCAGCGCCTGGGCGATCGAGGCCCGCGACGCGGTGCAAGCGCGCCACTGGTGGCAGCAATTGCCCCAAGGCGCGGCGCGGCGCATCCAGGCGCTGCGGCTGCGCCTCAAGCTGGCGCAGCTCGAGCGCGACAGCGTGGGCGCGATCGAGATGGTGCGCCAGCTCAAAAAACACAAGGCTTTTTCCAGCGCCATCGCCGCGCGCTTGCTGCACACGCTGGTGAGCGAGGCCTTGCAGCAAACCCACGACGCCGAGCAGTTGCTGCGCGTCTGGAAAGGACTGGACGCCCGGGAGCGCGCCGATGCCGGGCTGGCGCTGGAGTTTTTGCAGCAGGGGTTGCGTCTGTGGCCCCAGGGGTCTGAGGGAAGCGATGGGGTTGCCGGCGTTGCTGCGGCTGTGCCCCTGCCCGAGGCCTATCGCTGGCGCGACGAGGCCCTGCAAACCCTGCTGGCGGCCTACCCGCAACTCGAGGGCTTGGCGCAGCAGCGCAGCATCCGGGTGTTGCAAGACTGGCTGCCCGCGCTCGATGCGCGCTGGTTGGCGCAGCTGGATGCGGTGCAGGCCGCCCGCCCAGCCGACGCCGGGCTGCAGTACCTCTGCGGCCTGGCCTTGCTGCAGCGCCAGCTCTGGGGCAAGGCGGGCCAGATGCTGCAACAAGCCAGCCGCAGCCTGCAAGATGCCGGATTGCGCCGCCGCGCTTGGTGTGCGCTGGCGCAACTGGCCGAGCAGCGCGGCGACGAGGCGGCGGCGCAACAGGCCTGGAAGCAAGCCGCTGCCTGCTGA
- a CDS encoding LytTR family DNA-binding domain-containing protein, with amino-acid sequence MLRVLLVDDEALARARLRALLDELSLAEAGAPLEVGEAANAVQAMERLQHAAWDVLLLDIQMPGLNGLQLAERLRHWPSDWPAPPALVFVTAHTAHALAAFELQAIDYLTKPVRRERLQQALVKAARWRQAAGQAAAGVAVADVAAAAAAVAGGSPPPAPAPAPLPEALTIHDRGSLVRVPLADILYIKAECKYLTVRTAAQSYLYEGALNELDQAHPGRWLRIHRNALVARHRVRTLEKAGAHSGHDEPEGWWLRLDAVPEALAVSRRQLPLVRELLNGSRPQAGADKPAKPGAGSG; translated from the coding sequence GTGTTGCGGGTGTTGCTGGTGGATGACGAGGCGCTGGCGCGGGCGCGGCTGCGGGCGCTGCTCGATGAGCTGAGCTTGGCCGAGGCGGGCGCGCCGCTGGAGGTGGGCGAGGCCGCCAACGCGGTGCAGGCCATGGAGCGCTTGCAGCACGCCGCTTGGGATGTGCTGCTGCTCGACATCCAAATGCCAGGCCTCAACGGGCTGCAACTGGCCGAGCGCTTGCGCCATTGGCCCAGCGACTGGCCGGCGCCGCCGGCGCTGGTGTTCGTGACTGCGCACACCGCGCACGCGCTGGCGGCCTTCGAGCTGCAGGCCATCGATTACCTGACGAAACCGGTGCGGCGCGAGCGCCTGCAGCAGGCGCTGGTCAAAGCGGCGCGCTGGCGGCAGGCGGCTGGGCAGGCGGCGGCTGGAGTGGCCGTGGCTGATGTGGCGGCTGCCGCAGCTGCCGTGGCGGGCGGCTCCCCGCCCCCCGCGCCGGCGCCCGCCCCGCTGCCCGAGGCGCTCACGATCCACGACCGCGGCAGCCTCGTGCGTGTGCCGCTGGCCGATATCCTGTACATCAAGGCCGAGTGCAAGTACCTGACGGTGCGCACCGCCGCCCAGAGTTACCTCTACGAGGGCGCGCTGAACGAACTGGACCAGGCTCACCCGGGGCGCTGGCTGCGCATCCACCGCAACGCGCTGGTGGCGCGGCACCGCGTGCGCACGCTCGAAAAAGCCGGTGCGCACAGCGGCCACGACGAGCCCGAGGGCTGGTGGTTGCGCCTCGATGCGGTGCCCGAGGCGCTGGCAGTATCCAGGCGCCAGTTGCCGCTGGTGCGCGAGCTGCTCAATGGCTCGCGCCCGCAGGCTGGGGCCGACAAGCCCGCCAAGCCTGGTGCCGGCAGCGGATAA